Proteins found in one Roseovarius pelagicus genomic segment:
- the betA gene encoding choline dehydrogenase, giving the protein MEFDYIIIGAGSAGCVLANRLTEDGKSTVLLLEAGGKDNSIFIKMPAALAYPLNGTKYNWAYWTEPEPYLDGRIMYCPRGRVLGGSSSVNGMAYVRGHANDYDRWASYGLVGWDYASVLPYFKRSENRELGGDDFHGEGGPLNVHRLPMKNPLHQAWLKAGEEAGIGRTDDQNGFRQSGTGPMDNTIKGGERLSTARAFLKPAMGRENLEVKIKAVVSNIDIQGGRAVAVNFNIGNQGYTAHARREIIVSSGTINSPQLLMQSGIGPAAHLREMGIDVKVNAPDVGGNLQDHLEVYAQYKCTQPVSIYSLTKPLAKLRVGLEWLLRRSGPGASCQFETGGFATISGGPGQPDLQWHFLPIAVDYDGKNPVREHGFQAHVGPLRPKSRGRISLRSADPTARPRIQFNYLEAEDDRAEFRQGLRLTRKIIGQPAFDHLRGDEIQPGAHLTSDEDLDTFVRSAVESAYHPVGTCRMGGDQTSVVDGAARVRGVDGLRVVDASIMPDIPSGNTNAPTIMIAEKLADAIRGISPLSPTRVQIYSADRTAQHGVS; this is encoded by the coding sequence ATGGAGTTTGATTACATCATCATCGGGGCCGGGTCCGCGGGTTGTGTTCTGGCGAACCGGTTAACTGAGGATGGCAAGTCTACCGTTCTGTTGTTGGAGGCGGGCGGGAAGGATAACTCGATTTTCATCAAGATGCCGGCTGCGTTGGCCTATCCTCTGAACGGTACAAAGTATAACTGGGCCTACTGGACGGAACCGGAACCGTATCTTGATGGACGGATCATGTATTGCCCGCGCGGCCGCGTTTTAGGAGGCAGTTCGTCGGTGAACGGGATGGCGTATGTGCGGGGACATGCCAATGATTATGATCGCTGGGCCTCTTATGGATTGGTGGGCTGGGACTATGCCAGCGTTCTTCCATATTTCAAGCGATCCGAAAATCGAGAACTGGGAGGGGATGACTTCCACGGGGAAGGCGGCCCGTTGAATGTACATCGCTTGCCGATGAAAAATCCATTGCATCAGGCTTGGCTCAAGGCGGGCGAGGAAGCTGGCATCGGCCGTACGGATGATCAAAATGGCTTTCGCCAATCCGGGACAGGGCCAATGGACAACACGATTAAAGGCGGCGAACGTCTGTCGACTGCTCGTGCTTTTCTGAAACCGGCAATGGGGCGTGAGAACCTTGAGGTAAAGATCAAGGCAGTCGTTTCAAACATTGATATTCAGGGTGGCCGCGCAGTCGCCGTGAATTTCAATATTGGCAATCAAGGCTATACCGCCCATGCGCGGCGCGAGATCATCGTATCAAGCGGCACGATCAATTCGCCCCAGCTATTGATGCAATCGGGCATTGGTCCTGCGGCGCATCTCCGTGAGATGGGGATTGATGTGAAGGTCAATGCACCTGATGTCGGCGGCAACCTGCAAGACCATCTAGAGGTTTATGCGCAATATAAATGCACGCAACCCGTTTCAATCTATTCACTTACCAAGCCACTGGCGAAATTGCGCGTAGGTTTAGAGTGGCTGCTCAGACGCAGTGGACCCGGCGCATCCTGCCAGTTTGAAACCGGCGGTTTCGCAACAATTTCGGGCGGTCCGGGGCAACCGGATCTGCAATGGCATTTTCTGCCAATCGCGGTGGATTACGACGGCAAGAACCCGGTGCGAGAGCATGGCTTTCAAGCACATGTCGGCCCCTTGCGCCCCAAAAGCCGCGGCCGGATTTCGCTGCGATCAGCGGACCCCACCGCAAGGCCCCGAATACAGTTCAACTATTTGGAGGCCGAAGACGACCGCGCAGAATTTCGCCAAGGGTTGCGCCTGACGCGGAAGATCATCGGCCAACCGGCATTTGATCATTTGCGTGGGGACGAGATCCAACCGGGTGCGCATCTGACCAGCGATGAGGATCTGGATACGTTCGTGCGCTCGGCTGTCGAGAGCGCCTATCACCCTGTCGGAACATGCCGGATGGGGGGTGATCAAACGTCTGTCGTTGACGGAGCGGCAAGAGTGCGTGGTGTCGACGGTCTGCGCGTCGTAGATGCATCCATCATGCCGGATATCCCCAGCGGAAACACAAATGCCCCGACGATTATGATTGCAGAGAAACTGGCCGATGCCATTCGGGGAATTTCGCCTCTTTCCCCAACACGGGTCCAGATTTATTCTGCCGATCGGACCGCGCAACACGGTGTCAGTTGA
- the betI gene encoding transcriptional regulator BetI — MARPKSDKSQRETIVNATLNCFHQFGYEGTTVARICKATGLSAGNIHYHFGGKKNLLEEAMRVLLRDVRARMVDSLRKADSPADRITAIVESNLHPDLFNQPICITWLHFWAQAPHAEELSRLERVNRARFRQNLRHEFGQLYPRERTELLITQLVAMVDGFWIEKAQPGATIDSQQAIYAVKVFLQGQR; from the coding sequence ATGGCACGACCAAAATCCGATAAAAGCCAGCGGGAAACCATCGTTAACGCCACGTTGAACTGTTTTCACCAGTTTGGATATGAGGGAACAACGGTTGCCCGGATCTGCAAGGCGACAGGGTTGTCGGCGGGAAACATCCACTATCATTTTGGCGGTAAAAAGAACCTGCTGGAAGAAGCCATGCGGGTGCTATTGCGCGATGTGCGTGCCCGGATGGTTGATAGCCTGCGCAAGGCTGATAGCCCGGCCGACCGGATCACCGCGATCGTCGAAAGCAATTTGCATCCAGATCTTTTCAATCAACCGATCTGCATCACCTGGCTGCATTTTTGGGCACAAGCACCGCACGCAGAAGAACTTTCGCGGCTTGAACGTGTGAACCGCGCCCGATTTCGACAAAACCTGCGCCATGAGTTTGGTCAGTTGTATCCACGCGAACGGACAGAGCTATTGATAACCCAATTGGTTGCCATGGTGGATGGTTTTTGGATCGAAAAGGCGCAGCCCGGAGCGACGATAGATTCACAGCAAGCGATTTACGCAGTGAAGGTCTTTTTGCAGGGGCAGCGATAG
- a CDS encoding branched-chain amino acid ABC transporter permease produces MADNTRKTQLGAMAKPVIWGAIVIVLAVTFATVPFVTGNLSFMFYMMLWMTMATAFNFVAGLAGYMPFGYVAFYGVGAYATGILYKSAGLPIIVALIGAGAAGIVVALIMAPTLRLRGVYFGIVSLAMALAAKLIISLLPPNITGGSMGLILSSANNPMAAYYTMFIVLMLALATGTWLFFSRTGTALRAIRDDQEAAEVVGVNVVRTRLKAWVAAAVFPAFAGGIEAWYTNAIDLESSFNLLVTAKSIVYAMAGGLGYLVGPIVGSGLLYGVDHLIWQQFPTLNLLLLGIVIVVLILAMPRGIVGAFAQRFSRLRKYIP; encoded by the coding sequence ATGGCGGACAACACGCGAAAAACGCAGCTGGGGGCGATGGCCAAACCGGTCATATGGGGCGCGATTGTAATCGTTTTGGCGGTGACATTTGCGACGGTCCCGTTTGTAACGGGCAACTTGTCGTTCATGTTTTACATGATGCTCTGGATGACGATGGCGACGGCGTTTAACTTTGTGGCGGGTTTGGCCGGATACATGCCGTTCGGGTATGTCGCGTTCTACGGTGTCGGTGCATATGCGACCGGTATTTTGTACAAAAGCGCAGGGTTGCCGATTATTGTCGCGCTGATCGGGGCGGGGGCTGCGGGCATTGTCGTGGCGCTGATCATGGCACCTACGTTGCGACTGCGCGGCGTCTATTTTGGGATTGTCAGCCTTGCCATGGCGCTGGCCGCAAAGCTGATCATCTCGCTTTTGCCGCCGAATATTACCGGCGGCAGCATGGGGCTAATCCTGTCCAGCGCCAATAACCCCATGGCCGCCTATTACACGATGTTCATCGTTCTGATGCTGGCTCTGGCTACAGGCACATGGCTGTTTTTCTCGCGTACGGGCACAGCCTTGCGGGCCATTCGCGATGATCAGGAAGCCGCCGAAGTGGTCGGCGTTAATGTGGTGCGCACCCGTCTAAAGGCTTGGGTGGCCGCGGCCGTTTTTCCTGCGTTCGCGGGTGGTATCGAGGCATGGTACACAAATGCGATTGATCTGGAATCATCCTTTAACCTGTTGGTGACAGCCAAGAGCATTGTCTACGCGATGGCGGGTGGACTGGGCTATCTGGTCGGTCCGATCGTTGGCAGTGGGCTGCTGTATGGCGTTGACCATCTGATCTGGCAGCAATTCCCGACATTGAACCTGTTGTTGCTGGGGATCGTCATCGTGGTGCTGATCCTGGCAATGCCGCGCGGTATCGTTGGTGCCTTTG
- a CDS encoding NAD(P)-dependent oxidoreductase — MKIGFIGLGTMGGAAALNLIKGGHDLTVCDLDKSRGAEHLAMGATWANTAADATKGCDIIFTMVFGPKEIESVVRGENGILQEIRKDQIWVDMTTNSPEGGKALADAVAAKGAFAIDAPVTGAVDGARAGKMTQFAGGDEAAVERARPVMELMGPVYYMGGNGTGAITKLCSNQLWAIHATAMGEALVMGVKSGVDLSNLWPALSLGASDSWCLHHDAPSVFAGHYDPSFTLDLCKKDLGLIVSACDAAGTESSLTRLVQQRFEKARLAYGGEKGELHVVKLEEDAAGVSLQMDGDWVPHWEK; from the coding sequence ATGAAAATCGGATTTATCGGACTGGGAACCATGGGCGGTGCAGCCGCGCTGAATCTGATAAAAGGCGGGCATGACCTGACGGTATGCGACCTCGACAAAAGTCGCGGCGCAGAACATTTGGCCATGGGCGCGACATGGGCGAACACTGCAGCAGATGCCACCAAGGGATGTGACATCATCTTTACGATGGTATTTGGCCCCAAAGAGATCGAAAGCGTTGTGCGCGGTGAAAACGGTATTCTCCAAGAAATTCGCAAGGATCAGATTTGGGTCGATATGACCACCAATTCGCCAGAAGGCGGCAAGGCTTTGGCCGACGCGGTCGCTGCGAAGGGCGCATTTGCAATTGACGCACCCGTGACGGGCGCGGTCGATGGCGCACGCGCCGGAAAGATGACCCAATTCGCTGGCGGAGATGAAGCTGCGGTAGAGCGGGCGCGTCCGGTGATGGAATTGATGGGGCCGGTTTATTACATGGGTGGCAACGGCACAGGAGCAATCACCAAACTATGCTCAAATCAGTTGTGGGCCATCCATGCCACTGCCATGGGCGAAGCCTTGGTTATGGGTGTCAAATCGGGCGTTGATCTATCTAACTTGTGGCCCGCACTCAGCCTCGGCGCCTCTGACAGCTGGTGCCTGCATCATGATGCTCCTTCGGTTTTTGCCGGGCATTATGATCCATCATTCACGCTTGATCTGTGCAAGAAAGACTTGGGCCTTATCGTTAGTGCCTGCGATGCAGCAGGCACCGAGTCCAGCCTTACACGTCTCGTTCAACAGCGGTTCGAAAAGGCGCGGCTTGCCTATGGCGGGGAAAAGGGAGAATTGCACGTGGTAAAGCTGGAAGAAGATGCCGCAGGCGTGTCACTTCAGATGGACGGCGATTGGGTGCCCCACTGGGAGAAGTGA